A stretch of Acidimicrobiales bacterium DNA encodes these proteins:
- a CDS encoding SIS domain-containing protein — MSAEELLEALRHLPDLVRDAAVAAADVDDLPERDGIAQVAVFGVGGSRVAGDVIEALGEVRGSVPIIATGARCPSWVGESTLAIVLSPSGDDEAMLGAARAARDAGARLVAVTAGGALGDICRERGVAVVPVDAEAGPAAGLGVSIVPVLVLLERLGLAAGMSRAISGAAEQLAIRHAALDEDLGAVEALAATLPGKIAIVTGAGAMGKHAARRWVQEIDRVGGVAAVRRRLPTGPVDVDTGVRLADAAARGAVLIVLRHDFEPPGLDGGVALLEGKFDEIHTFVAGGDGALAQLLDLVLVADAVAAALVRQTGD; from the coding sequence ATGTCCGCCGAAGAGTTGCTCGAAGCGCTGCGCCACCTGCCCGATCTGGTGCGGGACGCGGCCGTGGCGGCGGCCGACGTGGACGACCTGCCCGAACGCGACGGCATCGCCCAGGTGGCGGTCTTCGGCGTGGGTGGCAGCCGGGTCGCCGGCGACGTCATCGAGGCGCTCGGCGAGGTGCGGGGCAGCGTGCCGATCATCGCGACCGGGGCCCGCTGTCCCTCCTGGGTGGGCGAGTCCACGCTCGCGATCGTGTTGTCGCCCTCCGGCGACGACGAAGCGATGCTCGGCGCAGCCAGGGCCGCTCGCGACGCGGGGGCGCGGCTGGTGGCGGTCACCGCCGGCGGCGCGTTGGGCGACATCTGCCGCGAGCGGGGCGTCGCCGTCGTGCCCGTCGACGCCGAAGCCGGTCCGGCGGCCGGGCTCGGCGTCTCGATCGTTCCGGTGCTCGTCCTGCTCGAGCGACTCGGGCTGGCCGCGGGCATGAGCCGGGCGATCTCCGGAGCGGCCGAGCAGCTCGCGATCCGCCACGCCGCGCTGGACGAGGACCTCGGAGCCGTCGAGGCGCTCGCCGCGACGCTCCCGGGCAAGATCGCGATCGTCACCGGCGCCGGCGCCATGGGCAAGCACGCGGCCCGCCGTTGGGTGCAGGAGATCGATCGGGTCGGTGGGGTCGCCGCGGTGCGGCGTCGTCTGCCGACGGGTCCGGTCGACGTGGACACGGGTGTCCGTCTCGCCGACGCCGCTGCCCGCGGTGCCGTGTTGATCGTGCTGCGCCACGATTTCGAGCCGCCTGGTCTCGACGGCGGCGTCGCCCTGCTCGAGGGCAAGTTCGACGAGATCCACACCTTCGTCGCCGGGGGCGACGGGGCGCTCGCCCAGCTCCTGGATCTGGTGCTGGTCGCCGATGCGGTCGCCGCCGCGCTGGTCCGTCAGACCGGAGACTGA
- the manB gene encoding phosphomannomutase/phosphoglucomutase (converts mannose-6-phosphate to mannose-1-phosphate; the resulting product is then converted to GDP-mannose by ManC which is then used in the synthesis of mannose-containing glycoconjugates that are important for mediating entry into host cells), with protein MTTDFDAIFKAYDVRGTVPDQFDVDGARAIGGAFARFVASKGETSIVVGHDMRPEGPEFSAAFGDGAIDHGVDVVDVGLCATDMMYYASGVLEMPGAVFTASHNPAGYNGIKMCLAKAAPIGSDTGLDTIKQMAAAGPDPTGTTGSRREQDMLAGYVEHVHGFVDTTALKPLKVVADTANGMGGLVLPAVMADLPFTIDHLYPELDGTFPNHPADPIQPENQKDLMERVLATGADIGLAFDGDADRVFLVDETARAISGSLTTAMVARSILEREPGATVIHNLICSKAVPEVIAENGGTAVRSRVGHSYIKQLMAETGAVFGGEHSGHYYFRENYRADSGLIAALVVLEALSNHPAGLADLVSSLDRYAASGEINTRVDDAAAVIDRVASRYPDADQDRLDGLTVDFGDWWFNLRASNTEPLLRLNLEAPTDADVERRVDEVRGHFG; from the coding sequence GTGACGACCGACTTCGACGCGATTTTCAAGGCCTACGACGTTCGGGGCACCGTTCCCGACCAGTTCGACGTCGACGGCGCCCGAGCGATCGGAGGGGCCTTCGCCCGCTTCGTCGCCTCGAAGGGCGAGACCTCGATCGTCGTCGGTCACGACATGCGGCCGGAGGGCCCGGAGTTCTCCGCCGCGTTCGGCGACGGCGCGATCGACCACGGGGTGGACGTCGTGGACGTCGGTCTGTGCGCGACCGACATGATGTACTACGCGTCCGGTGTCCTCGAGATGCCCGGTGCGGTCTTCACGGCGTCGCACAATCCCGCCGGGTACAACGGCATCAAGATGTGTCTCGCCAAGGCGGCGCCGATCGGATCGGACACCGGCCTCGACACCATCAAGCAGATGGCCGCCGCCGGACCCGACCCCACCGGCACCACGGGGAGTCGCCGCGAACAGGACATGCTCGCGGGCTATGTCGAACACGTGCACGGCTTCGTCGACACGACCGCGCTGAAGCCGCTGAAGGTCGTGGCGGACACCGCGAACGGGATGGGCGGGCTCGTGCTCCCCGCGGTGATGGCCGATCTCCCGTTCACGATCGACCACCTCTACCCCGAGCTCGACGGCACGTTCCCCAACCATCCGGCCGACCCGATCCAACCGGAGAACCAGAAGGACCTGATGGAGCGGGTGCTCGCCACCGGGGCGGACATCGGGCTGGCGTTCGACGGCGACGCCGACCGTGTGTTCCTCGTCGACGAGACGGCCCGGGCCATCTCCGGCTCCCTCACCACCGCGATGGTCGCCCGCTCGATCCTCGAACGTGAGCCTGGCGCGACCGTGATCCACAACCTCATCTGCTCGAAGGCCGTGCCCGAGGTCATCGCCGAGAACGGCGGCACCGCCGTGCGCAGCCGCGTCGGCCACAGCTACATCAAGCAGCTCATGGCGGAGACCGGTGCGGTGTTCGGGGGCGAACACTCCGGCCACTACTACTTCCGCGAGAACTATCGGGCCGACAGCGGTCTGATCGCCGCCCTCGTGGTGCTCGAGGCGCTCAGCAACCACCCCGCCGGCCTCGCCGACCTGGTGTCGTCGCTGGACCGCTACGCGGCCTCGGGCGAGATCAACACGCGCGTCGACGACGCCGCCGCTGTGATCGACCGGGTGGCGTCCCGCTACCCCGACGCCGACCAGGACCGGTTGGACGGGCTCACCGTCGACTTCGGCGACTGGTGGTTCAATCTCCGCGCGTCCAACACCGAGCCGCTGCTGCGGCTGAATCTCGAAGCACCGACCGACGCGGACGTCGAACGACGGGTCGACGAGGTCCGTGGCCATTTCGGCTGA
- a CDS encoding thioredoxin domain-containing protein, translating to MDRVLLVLGGVAIAGLVAALVGRRTAAPAANTHHIPSQLDRADFPRPDAAWLVAVFTSATCNTCAGVWDRARHLESPHVAVVELEVGAAKDVHEKYRIDGVPTLVIADETGAVRRAFLGPTTATDLWAAMADVREPGSVPPDCHTGEI from the coding sequence ATGGATCGCGTCCTCCTCGTCCTCGGCGGGGTGGCGATCGCCGGGTTGGTGGCAGCACTCGTCGGCCGACGCACGGCTGCGCCCGCGGCGAACACCCACCACATCCCGAGCCAGCTCGACCGGGCCGACTTCCCCCGCCCCGACGCGGCATGGCTCGTGGCGGTCTTCACGTCGGCCACGTGCAACACCTGCGCCGGTGTCTGGGACCGGGCCCGTCATCTCGAGAGTCCCCATGTCGCCGTCGTGGAACTGGAGGTCGGCGCGGCGAAGGACGTCCACGAGAAGTACCGGATCGACGGCGTGCCGACCCTCGTCATCGCCGACGAGACCGGCGCCGTGCGACGAGCCTTCCTCGGCCCGACGACCGCCACCGATCTCTGGGCCGCGATGGCCGACGTCCGGGAGCCGGGCTCGGTGCCGCCCGACTGCCACACCGGCGAGATCTAG
- the ahcY gene encoding adenosylhomocysteinase, with product MALTTDDYKVADIDLAEFGRKEIRLAEHEMPGLMALRGKYADEQPLAGARIAGSLHMTVQTAVLIETLVALGADVRWVSCNIFSTQDHAAAAVAVGPNGTTEHPDGTPVFAWKGETLEEYWWATEQLFHWPDGGGPNLILDDGGDATMLVHKGLEYEKAGAIPETEEDASEEWGVFLDRVRVIASRDADFFSRIAPGIRGVSEETTTGVHRLYQMMETGELLFPAINVNDAVTKSKFDNLYGCRHSLIDGINRATDVMIGGKVAVVCGYGDVGKGCAESLRGQGARVIVTEVDPICALQAAMSGYEVNTLEAVLDIADIFITTTGNKDIILAGHMAKMKHQAIVGNIGHFDNELDMAGLHRMSDVRRINIKPQVDEYVFPDGHSIIVLSEGRLLNLGNATGHPSFVMSCSFTNQVLAQIELHANADSIEMGVHVLPKELDEEVARLHLDSLGVKLTQMSQEQADYLGVPVDGPYKPSHYRY from the coding sequence GTGGCTCTGACAACTGACGACTACAAGGTCGCGGACATCGATCTGGCCGAGTTCGGCCGCAAGGAGATCCGTCTCGCGGAACACGAGATGCCCGGACTCATGGCACTGCGCGGCAAGTACGCCGACGAGCAGCCGCTCGCCGGGGCCCGCATCGCCGGCTCGCTGCACATGACCGTGCAGACGGCCGTGCTCATCGAGACGCTCGTCGCCCTCGGCGCCGACGTCCGTTGGGTGAGCTGCAACATCTTCTCCACCCAGGACCACGCCGCCGCCGCCGTGGCGGTCGGCCCGAACGGCACGACCGAGCACCCCGACGGCACTCCCGTCTTCGCCTGGAAGGGCGAGACCCTCGAGGAGTACTGGTGGGCCACCGAGCAGCTGTTCCACTGGCCCGACGGCGGCGGCCCCAACCTGATCCTCGACGATGGTGGCGACGCCACGATGCTCGTCCACAAGGGTCTGGAGTACGAGAAGGCCGGCGCCATCCCCGAGACCGAGGAGGACGCCTCCGAGGAGTGGGGCGTGTTCCTCGACCGGGTGCGCGTCATCGCGTCGCGTGACGCGGACTTCTTCAGCCGGATCGCTCCCGGCATCCGGGGCGTCTCCGAGGAGACCACCACCGGTGTCCACCGGCTGTACCAGATGATGGAGACCGGCGAGTTGCTGTTCCCCGCCATCAACGTCAACGACGCCGTCACGAAGTCGAAGTTCGACAACCTCTACGGCTGTCGCCACTCGCTCATCGACGGCATCAACCGCGCCACCGACGTCATGATCGGCGGCAAGGTCGCGGTCGTCTGCGGCTACGGCGATGTCGGCAAGGGCTGCGCCGAATCCCTCCGGGGCCAGGGCGCCCGGGTCATCGTCACCGAGGTCGACCCGATCTGCGCGCTGCAGGCCGCGATGTCGGGCTACGAGGTCAACACGCTCGAGGCCGTCCTCGACATCGCTGACATTTTCATCACCACCACCGGCAACAAGGACATCATCCTCGCCGGCCACATGGCGAAGATGAAGCATCAGGCGATCGTCGGCAACATCGGCCACTTCGACAACGAGCTCGACATGGCCGGTCTGCACCGCATGTCCGACGTGCGCCGGATCAACATCAAGCCGCAGGTCGACGAGTACGTCTTCCCCGACGGGCACTCGATCATCGTGCTGTCCGAGGGTCGTCTGCTGAACCTCGGCAACGCCACGGGTCACCCCAGCTTCGTGATGAGCTGCTCGTTCACGAACCAGGTGCTCGCCCAGATCGAGCTCCACGCCAACGCCGACTCGATCGAGATGGGCGTCCACGTGCTGCCGAAGGAGCTCGACGAGGAAGTGGCCCGTCTGCACCTCGACTCGCTGGGCGTGAAGCTCACCCAGATGAGCCAGGAACAGGCCGACTACCTCGGCGTCCCCGTCGACGGCCCGTACAAGCCGTCGCACTACCGCTACTGA
- the manA gene encoding mannose-6-phosphate isomerase, class I: MELLEGRLRDYDWGSPTSIPELLGRPASGEPVAELWLGAHPRAPALVGSDHRPLDRVVADDPTAALGSGVEERFGSLPFLLKVLAAAAPLSLQAHPSMEQAEAGYAAEDAAGIPLDAPERAFRDRSHKPELICALTEFDALCGFRDPARTLEVLASIDVAALDTVCTMLSDDPSPAGLARLLEWLLTLDAADAAALTEPVVEACRTDRGEPFSRERAMAVTLGDRYPGDAGVITALLLNFVTLQPGEALFLGSGNLHAYLRGTGVEIMASSDNVLRGGLTSKHVDVAALVEIVEAKPIVPDVQRPPVIDGVAAYAAPVPEFSLQRIEVDGTITVDGGPAILLCTAGRVDAGGHVLDRGAAAWVPASDGPVELSGRATVFRAGVGGL; encoded by the coding sequence ATGGAGCTCCTCGAGGGCCGGCTGCGTGACTACGACTGGGGCTCGCCGACGTCGATCCCCGAGTTGTTGGGCCGCCCGGCGTCCGGTGAGCCGGTCGCCGAACTGTGGCTCGGCGCCCATCCCCGCGCGCCGGCCCTCGTGGGTTCCGACCATCGGCCTCTCGACCGCGTCGTCGCCGACGACCCGACTGCCGCCCTCGGGAGCGGCGTGGAGGAGCGCTTCGGTTCGCTTCCGTTCCTGTTGAAGGTGCTCGCCGCCGCGGCGCCGTTGTCGCTGCAGGCCCATCCCTCGATGGAGCAGGCCGAGGCCGGCTACGCCGCCGAGGACGCGGCCGGCATCCCGCTCGACGCCCCCGAACGTGCGTTTCGGGACCGCAGCCACAAGCCGGAGCTGATCTGTGCGCTCACGGAGTTCGATGCCCTGTGCGGTTTCCGGGATCCGGCCCGCACCCTCGAGGTCCTCGCGTCCATCGACGTCGCCGCCCTGGACACCGTGTGCACGATGCTGAGCGACGATCCGTCACCGGCGGGGCTCGCCCGGCTGCTGGAATGGCTGCTGACCCTCGACGCGGCGGATGCCGCCGCCCTCACCGAACCGGTGGTCGAGGCCTGTCGGACCGATCGCGGCGAGCCGTTCTCGCGTGAACGGGCCATGGCGGTGACCCTCGGCGATCGCTATCCGGGCGATGCCGGCGTGATCACCGCCCTGCTGCTCAACTTCGTCACCCTGCAGCCCGGTGAGGCGCTCTTCCTCGGGTCGGGCAACCTCCACGCCTACCTCCGGGGCACCGGCGTGGAGATCATGGCGAGCAGCGACAACGTGTTGCGGGGTGGGCTCACGTCCAAACATGTCGATGTGGCAGCCCTCGTCGAGATCGTCGAGGCGAAACCGATCGTCCCGGACGTGCAGCGTCCCCCGGTGATCGACGGTGTCGCCGCCTACGCCGCCCCGGTACCGGAGTTCTCGCTCCAGCGCATCGAGGTGGACGGCACGATCACGGTGGACGGCGGCCCGGCGATTCTGCTCTGCACGGCCGGTCGTGTGGACGCGGGTGGCCACGTGCTCGATCGCGGCGCTGCTGCGTGGGTACCGGCGTCCGACGGACCGGTCGAACTCAGCGGCCGCGCCACGGTTTTCCGGGCAGGTGTCGGCGGGCTCTGA
- a CDS encoding glycosyltransferase → MNQQPARFAFVGAVATVVDVGFAVSLTELGLARGLADVLALAIAAPTSYLLHRRVTLRGDLLDRWIRQPPVFAFIAVVAGLVDLVVYVSLGGVSPLPAKVIAVVVAAVIRSAGHRLVLFRAVRREQDLPTNRPPASGRHRLSVVVPAYQEEGRIAATIERIRQELADLHRAGDLEIVVVDDGSSDGTAAAARAAGADRVVEQPENRGKGAAVRAGVAVADGRVVAFTDADLAYAPHQLLALLDAVEGGYDVVVGNRHDHDSETLVGTSALRSFGSRVVNMATSIMLLGNYRDTQCGCKAFRSDVARLVLGAGRIDGFAFDIEILHLVERYGLSLKEVPVEVVNSETSTVRALHDGLAVGRDILRIRRIARRGGYPSLSTDALPTDP, encoded by the coding sequence GTGAACCAGCAGCCGGCGCGGTTCGCGTTCGTCGGTGCGGTGGCCACCGTGGTCGACGTCGGCTTCGCGGTCAGCCTGACCGAACTGGGACTGGCCCGGGGGCTCGCCGATGTGCTCGCCCTCGCGATCGCGGCGCCGACGTCGTACCTGCTGCACCGGCGCGTCACCCTGCGCGGCGATCTGCTCGACCGCTGGATCCGCCAGCCTCCGGTGTTCGCCTTCATCGCCGTCGTCGCTGGTCTGGTCGACCTCGTCGTCTATGTCTCCCTCGGCGGCGTCTCGCCCCTCCCGGCGAAGGTGATCGCCGTCGTCGTGGCCGCCGTGATCCGATCCGCGGGCCATCGTCTGGTGTTGTTCCGGGCCGTGCGGCGAGAGCAGGACCTGCCGACGAATCGGCCACCGGCGAGCGGCCGACATCGGCTGTCCGTCGTCGTTCCCGCCTATCAGGAGGAGGGCCGCATCGCCGCCACGATCGAGCGGATCCGCCAGGAGCTCGCCGACCTGCACCGGGCCGGCGACCTGGAGATTGTCGTCGTCGACGACGGGTCGTCGGACGGCACGGCAGCCGCGGCCCGCGCCGCCGGGGCCGACCGGGTCGTCGAGCAGCCGGAGAACCGGGGCAAGGGGGCGGCCGTGCGGGCCGGTGTCGCCGTCGCCGACGGTCGCGTGGTCGCGTTCACCGACGCCGACCTCGCCTATGCGCCCCACCAGCTCCTGGCGCTGCTCGACGCCGTCGAGGGCGGCTACGACGTGGTCGTCGGGAATCGACACGACCACGACTCCGAGACGCTCGTCGGCACGTCGGCGCTGCGGTCGTTCGGCAGCCGGGTGGTGAACATGGCCACCTCGATCATGCTGCTCGGCAACTATCGGGACACCCAGTGCGGCTGCAAGGCCTTCCGCAGCGATGTCGCCCGGCTCGTGTTGGGGGCGGGGAGGATCGACGGCTTCGCCTTCGACATCGAGATCCTGCACCTCGTCGAGCGCTACGGACTGTCGCTCAAGGAGGTGCCGGTCGAGGTCGTGAACAGCGAGACCAGCACCGTGCGGGCGCTGCACGACGGCCTGGCGGTCGGTCGCGACATCCTGCGCATCCGCCGCATCGCCCGGCGGGGCGGCTATCCCTCCCTTTCCACCGATGCCCTGCCGACAGATCCCTGA
- a CDS encoding TIGR03620 family F420-dependent LLM class oxidoreductase, which yields MATVDRGVWLAPEGLTGEQVGALGPRLEGLGYSTLWVGETMGRDPFALLAHVGARTSTLRLATGIANIYNRHPGVMLQGANTVAEQTGGRMILGLGVSSPVIVNKVRGIEYDKPLSFLRTYLDGMEASRYTSVPPADPVPVYLAALGPKMLELAAERATGAHPYNTTPEHTAFAREVMGPDAGLCVEQKVMLTTDAAQARATGAGVLKFYSRAPGYRNAWIRMGFTEEDIDGMSDRFVDALVAWGDVDAIEARLAEHAEAGATHVCIQPLHPEHGVGAIDDAALAALAPGGAA from the coding sequence ATGGCAACGGTTGATCGTGGTGTGTGGTTGGCCCCGGAGGGGCTGACGGGGGAACAGGTCGGTGCGCTCGGGCCGCGGCTCGAAGGTCTCGGCTATTCGACGCTGTGGGTCGGTGAGACGATGGGGCGCGACCCGTTCGCCCTGCTGGCCCATGTCGGTGCGCGGACGTCCACCCTTCGCCTGGCCACCGGCATCGCCAACATCTACAACCGGCACCCCGGCGTCATGCTGCAGGGCGCCAACACGGTCGCCGAGCAGACCGGCGGCCGCATGATCCTCGGGCTCGGGGTGTCGAGCCCCGTCATCGTGAACAAGGTCCGCGGCATCGAGTACGACAAGCCGCTGTCGTTCCTGCGGACGTACCTCGACGGCATGGAGGCGTCGCGCTACACCTCCGTCCCGCCGGCCGATCCCGTGCCCGTCTACCTCGCCGCGCTCGGGCCGAAGATGCTCGAACTCGCCGCCGAGCGGGCCACGGGCGCGCATCCGTACAACACGACGCCGGAGCACACGGCGTTCGCCCGCGAGGTCATGGGCCCCGACGCCGGGCTCTGCGTCGAGCAGAAGGTCATGCTCACCACCGACGCGGCCCAGGCCCGGGCCACCGGCGCCGGCGTGCTGAAGTTCTATTCGCGGGCCCCCGGCTATCGGAACGCCTGGATCCGCATGGGCTTCACCGAGGAGGACATCGACGGCATGTCCGACCGGTTCGTCGATGCGCTCGTCGCCTGGGGGGATGTGGACGCCATCGAGGCGCGGCTCGCCGAGCACGCCGAGGCCGGCGCCACCCACGTCTGCATCCAGCCGCTCCACCCCGAGCACGGGGTCGGGGCGATCGACGACGCGGCGCTCGCCGCGCTGGCCCCCGGGGGTGCCGCATGA
- the ftsH gene encoding ATP-dependent zinc metalloprotease FtsH: MVFAVLAVTAFLPGDDRESVDYSDFLQRVTRGEVQEATYDNTNGGIDFTTITGEFKTVGPTPLPEEDVALIRAETTLEFKTPQPSFWASILPLLIPVSLLILFFIWMQRRAQGQMGNIMSIGRSKAKTYSTERPGTTFEDVAGYEGVKQEITEVVDFLKNPDRFAAIGARIPKGVLLVGPPGTGKTLIAKAVAGEAGVPFLSVTGSDFMEMFVGVGASRVRDLFESARKMGKAIIFIDEIDSIGRKRGAGLGGGHDEREQTLNQMLAEMDGFEATEGIVMMAATNRPDILDPALLRPGRFDRQVIVPLPELEDRVKILGVHLKGKRTADDVDVNVIARGSPGMSGADLANLVNEAALFAVRHGRDVVTAEDFDLARDRALLGIERQSMVRTPDELERTAYHEAGHALVASVMEANDPVHKVTIIPSGMALGVTMTLPSGDRHGWDKAELEARMIMAMGGRVAEALVFDEFSSGAADDLRQATNLARHMVTEWGMSEAVGPVSLSDNNPVFLGEDMMQSRNHSPATQKLVDDEIRRILLESEEHCRDLLTEYRTSLDLVARALLEHETITGSEVKRLIDVARSGPIASAEPADLAEVDDA, translated from the coding sequence ATGGTCTTCGCCGTGCTCGCGGTCACCGCGTTCCTGCCCGGCGACGACCGCGAATCGGTCGACTACTCCGACTTCCTGCAGCGGGTCACCCGCGGCGAGGTCCAGGAAGCCACCTACGACAACACCAACGGTGGCATCGACTTCACCACCATCACCGGTGAGTTCAAGACGGTGGGCCCGACCCCGCTCCCCGAGGAGGACGTCGCCCTCATCCGGGCGGAGACCACCCTCGAGTTCAAGACCCCCCAGCCGAGCTTCTGGGCGTCGATCCTTCCCCTGCTGATCCCCGTCAGCCTGCTCATCCTGTTCTTCATCTGGATGCAGCGCCGCGCCCAGGGACAGATGGGCAACATCATGTCCATCGGTCGCAGCAAGGCGAAGACGTACTCCACCGAACGCCCCGGCACCACGTTCGAGGACGTCGCCGGCTACGAGGGCGTGAAGCAGGAGATCACCGAGGTCGTCGATTTCCTGAAGAACCCCGACCGCTTCGCCGCGATCGGGGCCCGCATCCCCAAGGGCGTCCTGCTCGTCGGCCCACCCGGCACCGGCAAGACCCTCATCGCGAAGGCGGTCGCCGGCGAGGCCGGCGTCCCGTTCCTCAGCGTCACCGGCTCCGACTTCATGGAGATGTTCGTCGGCGTGGGCGCCAGCCGCGTCCGCGACCTGTTCGAGTCGGCCCGCAAGATGGGCAAGGCGATCATCTTCATCGACGAGATCGACTCCATCGGTCGCAAACGTGGTGCCGGCCTCGGCGGTGGCCACGACGAACGCGAGCAGACCCTCAACCAGATGCTCGCCGAGATGGACGGCTTCGAAGCCACCGAAGGCATCGTGATGATGGCGGCCACGAACCGGCCGGACATCCTCGATCCGGCTCTGCTTCGCCCGGGTCGCTTCGACCGCCAGGTGATCGTGCCGCTCCCCGAGCTCGAGGATCGGGTGAAGATCCTCGGCGTCCATCTCAAGGGCAAGCGCACGGCCGACGACGTCGACGTCAACGTCATCGCCCGGGGCAGCCCGGGCATGAGCGGCGCCGACCTGGCCAACCTCGTCAACGAGGCCGCCCTCTTCGCCGTGCGCCACGGGCGCGACGTCGTCACCGCCGAGGACTTCGACCTCGCCCGCGACCGCGCCCTGCTCGGCATCGAGCGTCAGTCGATGGTCCGCACCCCCGACGAGCTCGAGCGCACCGCCTACCACGAGGCCGGGCATGCGCTCGTCGCCAGCGTGATGGAGGCGAACGACCCCGTCCACAAGGTCACGATCATCCCGTCGGGCATGGCGCTCGGCGTCACGATGACCCTCCCGAGCGGCGATCGCCACGGGTGGGACAAGGCGGAGCTCGAAGCGCGCATGATCATGGCCATGGGCGGCCGCGTCGCCGAAGCACTCGTCTTCGACGAGTTCTCGTCGGGGGCCGCCGACGACCTCCGCCAGGCGACCAATCTCGCCCGCCACATGGTCACCGAATGGGGCATGAGCGAGGCCGTCGGCCCGGTGTCGCTGTCCGACAACAATCCGGTGTTCCTCGGCGAGGACATGATGCAGTCGCGCAACCACTCGCCCGCCACCCAGAAGCTCGTGGACGACGAGATCCGGCGCATCCTCCTCGAATCGGAGGAGCACTGCCGCGATCTGCTGACCGAGTACCGAACCAGTCTCGACCTGGTCGCCCGGGCGTTGCTCGAGCACGAGACGATCACCGGCAGCGAGGTGAAGCGGCTGATCGACGTCGCCCGCTCCGGCCCGATCGCCAGCGCCGAGCCGGCCGACCTCGCCGAAGTCGACGACGCCTGA
- a CDS encoding Trm112 family protein has protein sequence MTLDSRLLEILACPVDKGPLYYLEDEAALYNPRLQKRYRIHEGDIPVMLPDEADDVTDDEHDRLMAKIEADGVSPTFEA, from the coding sequence ATGACCCTCGATTCCCGACTGCTCGAGATCCTGGCCTGCCCGGTCGACAAGGGTCCGCTCTACTACCTCGAGGACGAGGCTGCGCTCTACAACCCCCGCCTGCAGAAGCGCTACCGGATCCACGAGGGCGACATCCCGGTGATGTTGCCCGACGAGGCCGATGACGTCACCGACGACGAGCACGACCGACTGATGGCGAAGATCGAGGCCGACGGCGTCAGCCCGACGTTCGAGGCGTAG
- a CDS encoding DUF3499 family protein, with protein MNRRCARPGCGRPATTTLSYAYAQRTVWLDDLHPEDSPANHDLCGDHADRTQPPKGWDMSDRRVAEPVHRLRYAG; from the coding sequence GTGAACCGTCGCTGTGCTCGTCCCGGCTGTGGCCGCCCGGCCACCACGACCCTCTCCTACGCCTACGCGCAACGCACCGTGTGGCTCGACGATCTCCATCCGGAGGATTCGCCCGCCAACCACGATCTGTGCGGTGACCACGCCGATCGCACCCAGCCCCCGAAGGGCTGGGACATGAGTGATCGACGGGTCGCCGAGCCGGTGCACCGCCTCCGCTACGCGGGCTAG
- a CDS encoding CPBP family intramembrane glutamic endopeptidase — translation MAASSAPPSPVADPRWRIVLALGALFGGIALTILVAGTIIAAGGWDPDVSSSAGADFGRVVGQWGSGLDLDHNRVPLVALVLANLPLWATFIGVPLWARRRGLDWRRDLRWSMRPVDVPIGIGLGVLTQLVLVPLLYVPILRSVDPDELERPARELIAGATTPIAVVALVLFTVVAAPLCEEVLFRGLLFRGILEMEANNRFALVLAVLVSSAIFAISHLQVLQFPGLLLIGAVAALAMHRTGRLATAIWTHAAFNATTVVLLLPEIY, via the coding sequence GTGGCCGCCTCGTCGGCGCCGCCGTCACCCGTCGCCGACCCCCGTTGGCGCATTGTCCTCGCGCTCGGCGCCCTGTTCGGCGGGATCGCCCTCACGATCCTCGTCGCCGGAACGATCATCGCGGCCGGTGGATGGGACCCCGACGTGTCGTCGAGTGCCGGCGCGGACTTCGGCCGGGTCGTGGGTCAGTGGGGGAGCGGGCTGGATCTCGACCACAACCGGGTGCCCCTCGTCGCGCTCGTTCTCGCCAACCTTCCGCTGTGGGCGACGTTCATCGGCGTGCCGCTGTGGGCGCGCCGCCGGGGCCTCGACTGGCGACGTGATCTCCGCTGGTCGATGCGGCCCGTCGACGTGCCGATCGGCATCGGCCTCGGCGTGCTGACCCAGCTCGTCCTCGTCCCCCTGCTCTACGTCCCGATCCTCCGATCGGTCGACCCCGACGAGCTCGAGCGCCCCGCCCGGGAGCTGATCGCCGGGGCGACCACGCCCATCGCCGTCGTCGCCCTCGTGCTCTTCACGGTGGTCGCCGCCCCCCTCTGCGAGGAGGTGCTCTTCCGGGGCCTGCTCTTCCGCGGGATCCTCGAGATGGAGGCGAACAACCGGTTCGCCCTCGTCCTGGCCGTGCTGGTCTCGTCGGCCATCTTCGCGATCTCGCACCTCCAGGTCCTCCAGTTCCCCGGGTTGCTGCTCATCGGTGCGGTGGCCGCGCTCGCGATGCACCGGACGGGTCGCCTGGCGACGGCCATCTGGACCCACGCCGCGTTCAACGCGACCACCGTCGTGCTCCTGCTGCCAGAGATCTACTGA